From a region of the Burkholderia lata genome:
- a CDS encoding alpha/beta fold hydrolase — METNASATPQSDHPVFVLVHGAWHGAWSYAHVAAALAARGHLSIARDLPAHGINARFPASYFARPLDKDAFGAEPSPVANTTLDDYATQVMQAVDDAYALGHGKVVLVGHSMGGLAITAAAERAPEKIAKIVYLAAFMPASGVPGLDYVRAPENKGEMLGPLMLASPRVAGALRIDPRSGDAAYRDLAKRALYDDVPQADFEAVANLMTCDVPAAPFATAIPTTAARWGAIDRHYIKCLQDRVILPALQQRFIDEADAFAPGNPTHVHQLDSSHSPFMSQPAVLAGVLADIAKS; from the coding sequence ATGGAGACGAACGCAAGCGCCACCCCGCAGTCCGATCATCCCGTTTTCGTGCTCGTGCACGGCGCCTGGCACGGCGCGTGGAGCTACGCGCACGTCGCCGCCGCGCTGGCCGCGCGCGGCCACCTGTCGATCGCGCGTGACCTGCCCGCGCACGGCATCAATGCCCGCTTTCCCGCTTCGTACTTCGCCCGCCCGCTCGACAAGGACGCGTTCGGCGCGGAGCCGTCGCCGGTCGCGAACACGACGCTCGACGATTACGCGACGCAGGTGATGCAGGCGGTCGACGACGCGTACGCGCTCGGCCACGGCAAGGTCGTGCTCGTCGGGCACAGCATGGGCGGCCTCGCGATCACGGCAGCCGCCGAACGCGCGCCGGAAAAGATCGCGAAGATCGTCTATCTCGCGGCCTTCATGCCCGCGTCGGGCGTGCCGGGCCTCGATTACGTGCGTGCACCTGAAAACAAGGGTGAAATGCTCGGCCCGCTGATGCTGGCGAGCCCGCGCGTCGCCGGTGCGCTGCGCATCGATCCGCGCAGCGGCGACGCCGCGTATCGCGACCTCGCGAAGCGCGCGCTGTACGACGACGTGCCGCAGGCCGACTTCGAGGCCGTCGCGAACCTGATGACCTGCGACGTGCCGGCCGCACCGTTCGCGACCGCGATCCCGACGACGGCCGCACGCTGGGGCGCGATCGACCGCCACTACATCAAGTGCCTGCAGGATCGCGTGATCCTGCCCGCGCTGCAGCAGCGCTTCATCGACGAAGCCGATGCGTTCGCGCCCGGCAACCCGACCCACGTGCACCAGCTCGACAGCAGCCATTCGCCGTTCATGTCGCAGCCGGCCGTGCTGGCCGGCGTGCTGGCCGACATCGCGAAAAGCTGA
- the hpnE gene encoding hydroxysqualene dehydroxylase HpnE, with product MPRTVHVIGAGVAGLSAAVELQRRGRRIVLHDAHAHAGGRCRSWFDGTLNTTLDSGLHAVFAGQPATQRYLRAIGATDQLVGPALPEFPVVDVASQQRWTLRFGNGRWPSWLFDAASRAPGTTPLDYLALAPLAFARMGRSLAQTMRCDGMLWERWLRPYFLGVLNVEPRHASAELARAALCSTFSAGGPACRPLVARHGLGSAFVEPALRMLQHGGAQIRLNSRLDAFEFGAHGNAVDAVSVGGERIDLAPGDAVVLAVPPEVAQPLVPELTAPDTFSAVVTAYFAVEVPAGNPLQTSVINGVVDAVRTGGGQLAATIRDAGRWLDTPRDTLARRIWEDVARVTGANPETIPAWQLVVEPRAGFAAVPSQEMKRPAVRTRWTNLVLAGDWIATGLPATIEGAIRSGQLAADVLQTQ from the coding sequence ATGCCCAGGACCGTCCACGTGATCGGCGCCGGCGTTGCCGGCCTGTCGGCCGCGGTCGAGCTGCAACGCCGCGGGCGACGCATCGTGCTGCACGACGCGCACGCGCATGCGGGCGGCCGCTGCCGCTCATGGTTCGACGGGACGCTGAACACGACGCTCGACAGCGGGCTGCACGCGGTGTTCGCGGGACAGCCCGCGACGCAGCGCTACCTGCGTGCGATCGGCGCGACCGACCAGCTTGTGGGGCCCGCGCTGCCTGAATTTCCGGTGGTCGACGTCGCGTCGCAGCAGCGCTGGACGCTGCGCTTCGGCAACGGGCGCTGGCCGTCGTGGCTGTTCGATGCCGCGTCGCGCGCGCCGGGCACGACGCCGCTCGACTACCTCGCGCTCGCCCCGCTCGCATTCGCGCGCATGGGCCGTTCACTCGCACAGACGATGCGATGCGACGGCATGTTGTGGGAACGTTGGCTGCGGCCGTATTTCCTCGGTGTGCTGAACGTCGAGCCGCGCCATGCGAGTGCCGAACTCGCGCGCGCGGCGCTGTGCAGCACGTTTTCCGCGGGCGGCCCCGCTTGCCGTCCGCTCGTCGCGCGCCACGGCCTTGGCAGCGCATTCGTCGAGCCGGCGCTGCGGATGCTGCAGCATGGCGGCGCGCAGATCCGGCTGAACTCGCGGCTCGACGCGTTCGAATTCGGTGCGCACGGCAATGCGGTCGATGCGGTCTCGGTCGGCGGCGAGCGCATCGATCTCGCGCCCGGCGACGCCGTCGTGCTGGCCGTGCCGCCCGAGGTCGCACAGCCGCTCGTGCCCGAACTCACCGCGCCCGACACGTTCAGCGCGGTCGTGACCGCGTATTTCGCGGTCGAAGTGCCGGCCGGCAATCCGCTGCAGACGTCCGTGATCAACGGTGTCGTCGACGCGGTGCGCACCGGCGGCGGCCAGCTCGCGGCGACGATCCGCGACGCGGGCCGCTGGCTCGACACGCCGCGCGACACGCTCGCGCGGCGCATCTGGGAAGACGTCGCGCGCGTGACCGGCGCGAACCCGGAAACCATCCCCGCGTGGCAGCTCGTCGTCGAGCCGCGCGCGGGCTTTGCGGCGGTGCCGTCGCAGGAAATGAAACGTCCGGCCGTGCGTACGCGCTGGACCAATCTTGTGCTGGCGGGTGACTGGATTGCCACCGGTTTGCCCGCCACGATCGAGGGCGCGATCCGCTCCGGCCAGCTGGCCGCGGACGTGCTCCAGACACAATAA
- the hpnD gene encoding presqualene diphosphate synthase HpnD translates to MAVSNSVVDEQETDAAAVTSSSSFYLAMRILPAVQRDAMFQVYAFCRAVDDIADSDLPRAERNAGLDRWRADIDACFAGRPPRHLAALDREIRAFNLQRDDFHAMIDGMAMDAVEDICAPDEPTLDLFCDRVASAAGRLSVRIFGMPEAEGIKLSHHLGRALQLTNILRDIDDDAAINRCYLPRELLAREGIAITDPATIVRDPALPRVCATLVERALEHFRQADAVMDSCARAQVKAPRIMSGAYRCILEAAIARGFAFPRAPLRKPKARMLMIAARYALF, encoded by the coding sequence TTGGCCGTTTCCAATTCCGTCGTGGACGAACAAGAAACCGACGCCGCTGCCGTCACATCGAGCAGTTCCTTCTATCTTGCGATGCGCATCCTGCCGGCCGTGCAGCGCGATGCGATGTTCCAGGTCTACGCGTTTTGCCGCGCGGTCGACGACATCGCCGACAGCGACCTGCCGCGCGCCGAGCGCAACGCGGGCCTCGATCGCTGGCGCGCGGACATCGACGCGTGCTTCGCCGGCCGCCCGCCGCGCCACCTGGCTGCGCTCGACCGCGAGATCCGCGCATTCAACCTGCAGCGCGACGACTTCCACGCGATGATCGACGGGATGGCGATGGATGCGGTCGAAGACATCTGCGCGCCGGACGAGCCGACGCTCGACCTCTTCTGCGATCGCGTGGCGAGCGCGGCCGGCCGGCTGTCGGTGAGGATTTTCGGGATGCCGGAAGCCGAAGGGATCAAGCTGTCGCATCACCTCGGCCGCGCGCTGCAACTGACGAACATCCTGCGCGACATCGACGACGATGCGGCGATCAACCGTTGCTACCTGCCGCGCGAACTGCTTGCGCGCGAAGGCATCGCGATCACCGACCCGGCGACGATCGTGCGCGATCCGGCGCTGCCGCGCGTGTGCGCGACGCTCGTCGAGCGCGCGCTCGAGCACTTCCGCCAGGCCGACGCGGTGATGGATAGCTGCGCGCGTGCGCAGGTGAAGGCGCCGCGCATCATGTCGGGCGCGTATCGCTGCATTCTCGAAGCCGCGATCGCACGCGGCTTTGCGTTCCCGCGCGCGCCGCTGCGCAAGCCGAAAGCGCGCATGCTGATGATCGCCGCGCGCTACGCGCTGTTCTGA
- the shc gene encoding squalene--hopene cyclase: MNDLTEMATLSAGAVPAGVDTAVARATDALLAAQNADGHWVYELEADSTIPAEYVLLVHYLGETPNLELEQKIGKYLRRIQQADGGWPLFTDGAPNISASVKAYFALKVIGDDENAEHMQRARRAIHAMGGAEMSNVFTRIQLALYGAIPWRAVPMMPVEIMLLPQWFPFHLSKVSYWARTVIVPLLVLNAKRPLAKNPRGVRIDELFIDPPVNAGLLPRQGHQSAGWFAFFRVVDHALRAVDGLFPNYTRERAIRQAVSFVDERLNGEDGLGAIYPAMANSVMMYDVLGYAEDHPNRAIARKSIEKLLVVQEDEAYCQPCLSPVWDTSLAANALLETRDARAEDAAIRGLEWLRPLQILDVRGDWISRRPHVRPGGWAFQYANAHYPDVDDTAVVAVAMERAQQLKQNDAYRDSIARAREWVVGMQSSDGGWGAFEPENTQYYLNNIPFSDHGALLDPPTADVSGRCLSMLSQLGETPLNSEPARRALDYMLKEQEPDGSWYGRWGMNYVYGTWTALCSLNAAGLTPDDPRVKRGAQWLLSIQNKDGGWGEDGDSYKLNYRGFEQAPSTASQTAWALLGLMAAGEVNNPAVARGIDYLIAEQNAEGLWDETRFTATGFPRVFYLRYHGYRKFFPLWALARYRNLKRDNTTRVTVGL; the protein is encoded by the coding sequence ATGAACGATCTCACCGAAATGGCTACCCTGTCCGCCGGCGCCGTGCCGGCCGGCGTCGATACGGCCGTCGCGCGTGCGACCGACGCGCTGCTGGCCGCGCAGAACGCGGATGGCCACTGGGTCTACGAACTCGAAGCCGATTCGACGATTCCCGCCGAATACGTGCTGCTCGTCCACTATCTCGGCGAGACGCCGAACCTCGAGCTCGAGCAGAAGATCGGCAAGTATCTGCGCCGCATCCAGCAGGCCGACGGCGGCTGGCCGCTGTTCACCGACGGTGCGCCGAACATCAGCGCGAGCGTGAAGGCGTATTTCGCGCTGAAGGTGATCGGCGACGACGAGAACGCCGAGCACATGCAGCGCGCGCGCCGTGCGATCCACGCGATGGGCGGCGCCGAGATGTCGAACGTGTTCACGCGCATCCAGCTCGCGCTGTACGGTGCGATTCCGTGGCGCGCGGTGCCGATGATGCCGGTCGAGATCATGCTGCTGCCGCAGTGGTTCCCGTTCCATCTGTCGAAGGTGTCGTACTGGGCGCGCACCGTGATCGTGCCGCTGCTCGTGCTGAACGCGAAGCGCCCGCTCGCGAAGAACCCGCGCGGCGTGCGCATCGACGAACTGTTCATCGATCCGCCCGTCAACGCCGGGCTGCTGCCGCGCCAGGGCCACCAGAGCGCCGGCTGGTTCGCGTTCTTCCGTGTGGTCGACCATGCGCTGCGCGCGGTCGACGGCCTGTTCCCGAACTACACGCGCGAACGCGCGATCCGCCAGGCCGTGTCGTTCGTCGACGAGCGCCTGAACGGCGAGGACGGCCTCGGCGCGATCTATCCGGCGATGGCCAACTCGGTGATGATGTACGACGTGCTCGGCTACGCGGAAGATCATCCGAATCGCGCAATCGCGCGCAAGTCGATCGAGAAGCTGCTCGTCGTGCAGGAGGACGAAGCGTATTGCCAGCCCTGCCTGTCGCCGGTGTGGGACACGTCGCTCGCCGCGAATGCGCTGCTCGAAACGCGCGACGCGCGTGCCGAGGATGCGGCGATCCGCGGCCTCGAATGGCTGCGCCCGCTGCAGATCCTCGACGTGCGCGGCGACTGGATCTCGCGCCGCCCGCACGTGCGGCCCGGCGGCTGGGCGTTCCAGTACGCGAACGCGCACTACCCTGACGTCGACGATACGGCGGTGGTCGCGGTGGCGATGGAGCGCGCGCAGCAACTCAAGCAGAACGATGCGTATCGCGATTCGATCGCGCGTGCGCGCGAGTGGGTCGTCGGGATGCAGAGCAGCGACGGCGGCTGGGGTGCGTTCGAACCGGAAAACACGCAGTACTACCTGAACAACATCCCGTTCTCGGATCACGGCGCACTGCTCGATCCGCCGACGGCCGACGTGTCGGGCCGCTGCCTGTCGATGCTGTCGCAGCTCGGCGAGACGCCGCTGAACAGCGAACCGGCCCGTCGCGCACTCGACTACATGCTCAAGGAACAGGAACCGGACGGCAGCTGGTATGGCCGCTGGGGGATGAACTACGTGTACGGCACGTGGACGGCACTGTGCTCGCTGAACGCGGCCGGCCTGACGCCGGACGATCCGCGCGTGAAGCGCGGCGCGCAGTGGCTGCTGTCGATCCAGAACAAGGACGGCGGCTGGGGCGAGGACGGCGACAGCTACAAGCTCAACTATCGCGGCTTCGAGCAGGCGCCGAGCACCGCGTCGCAAACCGCGTGGGCGCTGCTCGGCCTGATGGCGGCCGGCGAAGTGAACAACCCGGCGGTGGCGCGCGGCATCGACTACCTGATCGCCGAGCAGAACGCAGAGGGCTTGTGGGACGAAACGCGCTTCACGGCGACGGGCTTCCCGCGCGTGTTCTACCTGCGCTACCACGGCTATCGCAAGTTCTTCCCGCTGTGGGCGCTCGCCCGCTATCGCAACCTGAAGCGCGACAACACGACGCGCGTGACGGTCGGGCTGTAA
- a CDS encoding GGDEF domain-containing protein yields the protein MTATTPSLSDLVIERVGFGLFVLDRAMTVLMWNRFMQDHSGIPAADVIGRNLFDCFPDLPRAWLSRKLESVFQLGSFAFSSWEQRPYLFRFEHDRPITGGVDYMQQDCTFMPLTRGRDVEAVCVTISDVTHVSVMQREREEAVAKLREHANRDGLTGIANRRFFEARLGDEFSRWQRYGGDMSVLLFDLDHFKTINDRFGHAAGDAVLRETARRVAAIVRAQDTFGRFGGEEFALLLPCTNLDEAMLVADKVRDAIGSMPVDAEGVSVPVTASVGGACAKTGAPTCDVLVNEADAALYRAKRLGRDRSVAYS from the coding sequence ATGACGGCCACCACCCCGTCGCTGAGCGACCTCGTGATCGAGCGGGTGGGCTTCGGCCTGTTCGTGCTCGACCGCGCGATGACCGTGCTGATGTGGAATCGCTTCATGCAGGACCACAGCGGTATCCCGGCCGCCGACGTGATCGGCCGCAACCTGTTCGACTGCTTTCCCGACCTGCCGCGCGCGTGGCTGTCGCGCAAGCTCGAGAGCGTGTTCCAGCTCGGCAGCTTCGCATTCAGCTCGTGGGAGCAGCGGCCCTACCTGTTTCGCTTCGAGCACGACCGGCCGATCACGGGCGGCGTCGACTACATGCAGCAGGACTGCACGTTCATGCCGCTCACGCGCGGCCGCGACGTCGAGGCCGTGTGCGTGACGATCTCGGACGTCACGCATGTGAGCGTGATGCAGCGCGAGCGCGAGGAAGCGGTTGCGAAGCTGCGCGAGCACGCGAATCGCGATGGCCTGACCGGCATCGCGAACCGGCGTTTCTTCGAGGCGCGGCTCGGCGACGAATTCTCGCGCTGGCAGCGCTACGGTGGTGACATGTCGGTGCTGCTGTTCGATCTCGACCACTTCAAGACGATCAACGACCGTTTCGGGCATGCGGCCGGCGATGCCGTGCTGCGCGAGACCGCGCGTCGTGTCGCGGCGATCGTGCGCGCGCAGGATACGTTCGGCCGTTTCGGCGGCGAGGAATTCGCGCTGCTGCTGCCGTGCACGAATCTCGACGAGGCGATGCTGGTGGCCGACAAGGTGCGCGATGCGATCGGCAGCATGCCGGTCGATGCCGAGGGTGTCAGCGTGCCGGTGACGGCGAGCGTCGGCGGCGCGTGTGCGAAGACGGGTGCGCCGACCTGCGACGTGCTCGTCAACGAGGCCGACGCCGCGCTTTATCGCGCGAAGCGGCTCGGGCGCGATCGGTCGGTCGCGTACTCATAA
- a CDS encoding response regulator, whose product MPLPIVIADDSLLARKLLTKALPGGWDVEVTYAANGREALALYRDGKASVMFLDLTMPDMSGYQVLETLRHEDLNTFVIVVSADIQPQAQARVRELGAIAFVAKPVTSEALLPILKEYGLYA is encoded by the coding sequence ATGCCTTTGCCGATTGTAATTGCCGACGATTCGCTGCTCGCTCGCAAACTTCTGACAAAGGCGCTGCCGGGAGGCTGGGACGTCGAAGTCACGTATGCCGCGAATGGTCGAGAGGCCTTGGCGCTCTATCGTGACGGCAAAGCTTCCGTAATGTTTCTGGACCTGACGATGCCCGACATGAGCGGTTATCAGGTCCTGGAGACACTGCGCCACGAAGATCTGAACACGTTCGTGATCGTGGTATCCGCCGATATCCAGCCGCAGGCGCAAGCACGCGTGCGCGAATTGGGCGCGATCGCATTCGTAGCCAAGCCCGTGACGTCGGAGGCATTGCTGCCCATTCTCAAGGAGTATGGGTTGTATGCCTGA
- a CDS encoding phosphorylase, translating to MAFEARIARGEGVEAVFAARADRLERALTEATARGCAGIVSFGTAGGLAPDLAPGALVVANAIDGPFGRVETDAGWSTRLVAALHDTPVWARVTRGTIAAVGAPVISEQDKASLHRAKGALAVDMESHIAAAFAAARGVPFAVCRAIVDPAWRTLPRAATAGLRDDGSTAILPILRELLKQPSQLGPLLQVASDARAARTTLIQARHAFERAGAMRIV from the coding sequence ATGGCATTCGAGGCGCGCATCGCGCGCGGCGAAGGCGTCGAAGCCGTCTTTGCCGCACGGGCCGACCGGCTCGAACGCGCGCTGACCGAGGCGACCGCGCGCGGTTGCGCGGGCATCGTGAGCTTCGGCACGGCAGGCGGGCTCGCGCCCGACCTGGCGCCCGGCGCACTCGTGGTCGCGAACGCGATCGACGGGCCGTTCGGCCGTGTCGAGACCGACGCAGGCTGGAGCACACGGCTGGTCGCGGCGCTGCACGACACGCCCGTCTGGGCGCGCGTCACGCGCGGCACGATCGCGGCCGTCGGCGCCCCGGTCATCAGCGAACAGGACAAGGCGTCGCTGCATCGCGCGAAGGGCGCGCTCGCCGTCGACATGGAGTCGCATATCGCGGCGGCCTTCGCGGCTGCGCGCGGCGTCCCGTTCGCGGTGTGCCGCGCGATCGTCGATCCGGCGTGGCGCACGTTGCCGCGCGCGGCAACGGCCGGCCTGCGCGACGACGGCAGCACGGCGATCCTGCCGATCCTGCGTGAACTGCTGAAGCAGCCGTCGCAGCTCGGCCCGCTGCTGCAGGTCGCGAGCGACGCGCGCGCGGCGCGCACGACGCTGATCCAGGCGCGGCACGCGTTCGAGCGTGCCGGCGCGATGCGGATCGTTTGA
- a CDS encoding MlaA family lipoprotein: protein MNKVRIIAATVAASAVLSGCATGPNRNPNDPLEPMNRAMYKFNDTVDSNIAQPIAKGYQKVTPTPVRTAISNFFSNLGDLGNIANNLLQLRITDATEDLMRVAMNSVFGVAGLIDIATPAGLPKHHQDFGLTMARWGVPSGPYLVLPVFGPSTIRDGVGRAVDVRFNLLNYIEPAARNPMYIAQFISARSDLLGATDLLKQAALDPYSFVRDAYLQQRKSLTYRSQSSSSTLPTYNEPGESGAVPAATPAVPGLPNYEDPGETGGASGATPNNAPAAPGLPNYDDPGADNAMPASAPAAASAASAAAPAAPAAASATAPATPASSPAAQ from the coding sequence ATGAATAAGGTGCGAATCATTGCGGCGACCGTTGCCGCCAGCGCAGTGCTGTCCGGCTGCGCGACGGGACCGAACCGCAACCCCAACGACCCGCTCGAGCCGATGAACCGGGCGATGTACAAGTTCAACGACACCGTCGACTCGAACATCGCCCAGCCGATCGCGAAGGGGTACCAGAAGGTCACGCCGACGCCCGTGCGCACCGCGATCAGCAACTTCTTCTCGAACCTCGGCGATCTCGGCAACATCGCGAACAACCTGCTGCAGCTCCGCATCACCGATGCCACCGAGGATCTGATGCGCGTGGCGATGAACTCGGTGTTCGGCGTCGCCGGCCTGATCGACATCGCGACGCCGGCCGGGCTGCCGAAGCATCACCAGGACTTCGGCCTGACGATGGCGCGCTGGGGCGTGCCGTCGGGCCCGTACCTCGTGCTGCCCGTGTTCGGGCCGAGCACGATCCGCGACGGCGTCGGCCGCGCGGTGGACGTGCGCTTCAACCTGCTGAACTACATCGAGCCGGCCGCGCGCAACCCGATGTACATCGCGCAGTTCATCAGCGCGCGTTCGGACCTGCTCGGCGCGACCGACCTGCTGAAGCAGGCCGCGCTCGATCCGTATTCGTTCGTGCGCGACGCGTACCTGCAGCAGCGCAAGTCGCTGACGTATCGCAGCCAGTCGTCGTCGTCCACGCTGCCGACCTACAACGAACCGGGTGAATCGGGCGCCGTGCCGGCTGCAACGCCGGCCGTGCCGGGGTTGCCGAACTACGAGGATCCGGGCGAGACGGGCGGTGCATCGGGCGCCACGCCGAACAATGCGCCGGCCGCGCCGGGGCTGCCGAACTACGACGATCCGGGCGCGGACAATGCGATGCCCGCGAGCGCGCCGGCGGCTGCTTCGGCTGCTTCGGCTGCTGCACCGGCTGCACCTGCTGCGGCATCGGCAACCGCTCCAGCGACGCCCGCGAGCAGTCCGGCCGCGCAGTAA
- a CDS encoding chemotaxis protein CheC produces MPDSVFTAEQRDALQEIANLAMGRAAARLALLLGHFIELSVPRVRVVKATDAGDALREMTGIHDNVTAVRQGFRSDIKGEAIVLCRTASIARLMSVVDRTFGDGVYGGMATPDEVVFDVANVLMGACVASILDELGRKPVFFPPGLLGANVSFDDVFQPTELAWSVALLLEVNFGLEDHAFRAHFVMLMAEDSIRLMGDALDALLSAL; encoded by the coding sequence ATGCCTGACTCGGTGTTCACGGCGGAGCAACGCGACGCGTTGCAGGAGATCGCCAACCTCGCAATGGGCCGCGCCGCCGCGCGGCTCGCGTTGTTGCTCGGGCACTTCATCGAGCTGTCGGTGCCGCGTGTGCGGGTCGTGAAAGCGACCGACGCCGGTGACGCGCTGCGCGAGATGACGGGCATTCACGACAACGTGACCGCCGTGCGCCAGGGCTTTCGTTCCGACATCAAGGGCGAAGCAATCGTGCTGTGCCGCACCGCGAGCATCGCGCGGCTCATGTCGGTCGTCGACCGTACGTTCGGCGACGGCGTGTACGGCGGGATGGCGACACCCGACGAAGTCGTGTTCGACGTCGCGAACGTGCTGATGGGTGCGTGCGTCGCGTCGATCCTCGACGAGCTCGGCCGCAAGCCTGTGTTCTTTCCGCCGGGGCTGCTCGGCGCGAACGTGTCGTTCGACGACGTATTCCAGCCGACCGAGCTGGCATGGAGCGTTGCATTGTTGCTGGAAGTGAACTTCGGGCTCGAGGACCACGCGTTCCGGGCCCACTTCGTGATGCTGATGGCCGAGGATTCGATCCGGCTGATGGGCGATGCGCTCGACGCGTTGCTGTCCGCGCTATGA
- a CDS encoding hybrid sensor histidine kinase/response regulator yields the protein MTSDRPADSHAPASPPADDWQDDGNYASGAPEHDFAVRRVTLIVLLVAAIVLPCIYVVVMAYNDLKTREAAASDVTMRTVRVAEEHALKVFDLSETLDARIVDLVQDMDDATVRNRESDIHEALNTIGGGYPQVAAVSIFGASGMLLANSLYYPAPYASIANRDDFAGIRDGKVIEHISRLMMGPLKLENIPVFNTGVARRHSDGSFAGMVSIALKSSYFNAFYRDLLGGASTPMTMALARSDGAVIASYPPPPALAHTDRAVTFGDARNDPRAGVVRVRHDGASSEIVAYRQVGSYPVYVTCAYRTSAIWHEWYEHLSVLFISMFAPSVALWSVIWLSLKRLKAEEEAWDRWQAEASMRRSIESAYRQSRKMQALGNLVGSVAHDFNNLLMIISSNVQIVRRRGVQHLDKELGAIERALKNGQSLTRQLLGVARKQPLHNETIDVGQWVGTCRELLKTSLGSKSSLVVAIEPGVWPIRVDVAELELAVINLAVNARDAMATGGRFTVGARNVTLRREDGFPLTGDFVQISLDDTGSGMAPDVLARAFEPLFTTKAQGMGTGLGLPQVFAFCERSGGLATIDSAVGAGTSVRLYLPRARAEDVVARPQAVVHDAGAGALAGLHVLLVEDNSEVAAGTEALLSLLGHRVTYAPTADDALRLIEGAAANDAFDLVISDIHMPGRLNGIDLAEAVEQRPEKLPVILVTGYAEELDRTRTVNVRVLSKPFDIALLDEILLGIREARDARHARHAGT from the coding sequence ATGACGTCCGACCGGCCCGCCGATTCCCACGCTCCCGCCTCCCCACCCGCCGACGACTGGCAGGACGACGGCAACTACGCGTCCGGTGCGCCCGAGCACGATTTCGCGGTGCGTCGCGTGACGCTGATCGTGCTGCTCGTCGCGGCGATCGTACTGCCGTGCATCTACGTCGTGGTGATGGCGTACAACGACCTGAAGACGCGCGAGGCCGCCGCGAGCGACGTGACGATGCGCACGGTGCGAGTGGCCGAGGAGCACGCGCTCAAGGTGTTCGACCTGAGCGAAACGCTCGATGCGCGCATCGTCGATCTCGTGCAGGACATGGACGACGCGACCGTGCGCAACCGGGAGTCCGACATCCACGAAGCGCTGAACACGATCGGCGGCGGCTATCCGCAGGTGGCCGCCGTGTCGATCTTCGGCGCGAGCGGGATGCTGCTCGCGAACAGCCTCTACTATCCGGCGCCCTATGCGTCGATCGCGAACCGCGACGACTTCGCCGGCATCCGTGACGGCAAGGTCATCGAACACATCTCGCGGCTGATGATGGGGCCGCTCAAGCTCGAGAACATTCCCGTGTTCAACACGGGCGTCGCGCGCCGCCATAGCGATGGTTCGTTCGCCGGGATGGTGTCGATCGCGCTGAAGTCGTCGTATTTCAACGCGTTCTACCGCGACCTGCTCGGCGGCGCGAGCACGCCGATGACGATGGCGCTCGCGCGTTCGGACGGCGCGGTGATCGCGTCGTATCCGCCGCCGCCGGCACTCGCGCACACCGATCGCGCGGTCACGTTCGGCGACGCGCGCAACGATCCGCGCGCCGGTGTCGTGCGCGTGCGCCACGACGGCGCGAGCAGCGAAATCGTCGCGTATCGCCAGGTCGGCAGCTATCCCGTCTACGTGACGTGCGCGTACCGCACGTCGGCGATCTGGCATGAATGGTACGAACACCTGAGCGTGTTGTTCATCTCGATGTTCGCGCCGTCGGTCGCGCTGTGGTCCGTGATCTGGCTGTCGCTCAAGCGGCTGAAGGCGGAAGAGGAGGCGTGGGACCGCTGGCAGGCCGAAGCGTCGATGCGGCGCTCGATCGAATCGGCGTACCGGCAGTCGCGCAAGATGCAGGCGCTCGGCAACCTCGTCGGCAGCGTCGCGCACGACTTCAACAACCTGCTGATGATCATCTCGAGCAACGTGCAGATCGTGCGGCGGCGCGGGGTCCAGCATCTCGACAAGGAGCTCGGCGCGATCGAACGCGCGCTGAAGAACGGGCAGTCGCTCACGCGCCAGCTCCTCGGCGTCGCGCGCAAGCAGCCGCTGCACAACGAGACGATCGACGTCGGGCAATGGGTCGGCACGTGCCGCGAACTGCTGAAGACATCGCTCGGTTCGAAATCGTCGCTGGTCGTCGCGATCGAGCCCGGTGTCTGGCCGATCCGCGTCGACGTCGCGGAGCTCGAGCTCGCGGTGATTAACCTCGCGGTCAACGCGCGCGACGCGATGGCGACCGGCGGCCGCTTCACGGTCGGCGCGCGCAACGTGACGCTGCGTCGCGAGGACGGCTTTCCGCTGACCGGCGACTTCGTGCAGATCTCGCTCGACGATACGGGTTCGGGCATGGCGCCCGACGTGCTCGCGCGTGCGTTCGAGCCGCTGTTCACGACGAAGGCGCAGGGGATGGGGACCGGGCTCGGCCTGCCGCAGGTGTTCGCGTTCTGCGAACGCTCGGGCGGGCTCGCGACGATCGACAGCGCGGTCGGCGCCGGCACGTCGGTGCGTCTCTACCTGCCGCGCGCCCGCGCCGAGGATGTCGTCGCGCGGCCGCAGGCGGTCGTGCACGACGCGGGGGCAGGCGCGCTCGCCGGCCTGCACGTGCTGCTCGTCGAGGACAACAGCGAAGTCGCGGCCGGCACCGAAGCGCTGCTGTCGCTGCTCGGGCATCGCGTGACCTACGCGCCCACCGCCGACGACGCGTTGCGCCTGATCGAAGGTGCAGCCGCGAACGACGCGTTCGACCTCGTGATTTCGGATATCCACATGCCGGGCCGCCTG